One stretch of Armigeres subalbatus isolate Guangzhou_Male chromosome 2, GZ_Asu_2, whole genome shotgun sequence DNA includes these proteins:
- the LOC134212228 gene encoding ubiquinone biosynthesis O-methyltransferase, mitochondrial-like translates to MSPFYGIYIILGIVFKILESIIRLLKLNTVGELLEKNFGISIIGLNDNRPKEDAPKDSVSKTEIAHLAKMVETWWDAKGPAKMLHTFHQVRVPLVVEGLADTGRIARGDILKPDALKGVRILEAGCGGGVLAEDLARLGAYVVGVDPGKEMIGLAKTHLDTKSSELKNLIEYHDITVEEHVKKFAGTYDAIVCSEVMEHVDEKESILEACIRCLKPGGSLFVTTENQTMLAWFIFIIIPEYILKFIPKGTHYYEKFVSPETISKLVSKYGCKTHRVRGFFYDRMFNSWNFIDNDDCNYGLHAVKQ, encoded by the exons ATGAGTCCATTCTACGGAATTTATATAATTCTGGGCATAGTGTTTAAAATATTAGAAAGTATTATCCGACTTCTGAAGCTCAATACTGTTGgagaattattggagaaaaactTTGGAATCTCCATTATTGGACT GAATGACAACCGCCCGAAAGAAGATGCACCGAAAGATAGTGTTAGCAAAACGGAGATTGCGCACCTAGCGAAGATGGTTGAAACGTGGTGGGATGCCAAAGGTCCAGCCAAAATGTTGCACACTTTCCATCAAGTCAG AGTTCCATTAGTCGTCGAGGGCCTTGCCGACACCGGTCGTATCGCGAGAGGGGACATCTTAAAACCGGATGCACTGAAGGGCGTAAGAATCCTCGAGGCTGGCTGCGGTGGCGGTGTTCTTGCGGAGGATCTCGCTCGCCTCGGCGCGTACGTCGTTGGGGTAGACCCGGGCAAGGAGATGATTGGTTTGGCCAAGACTCACCTGGATACCAAATCCAGCGAACTGAAAAACCTCATCGAATACCATGACATCACGGTGGAGGAGCACGTGAAGAAGTTCGCCGGAACATATGATGCAATCGTgtgctcagaagttatggagCACGTAGACGAAAAGGAATCGATCTTGGAAGCATGCATTCGTTGTTTAAAG CCTGGTGGATCTTTGTTTGTGACTACCGAAAATCAAACCATGTTGGCATGGTTTATATTCATCATAATTCCAGAGTATATCCTCAAATTCATTCCGAAAGGAACTCATTACTACGAAAAGTTTGTCTCGCCGGAAACGATATCCAAGTTGGTCAGCAAATATGGATGCAAGACGCACAGAGTTCGAGGATTTTTCTACGACCGAATGTTCAACTCATGGAATTTTATCGACAACGATGATTGTAATTATGGATTGCATGCTGTGAAACAATAA